A DNA window from Mariprofundus aestuarium contains the following coding sequences:
- a CDS encoding ABC transporter substrate-binding protein, which produces MNMKPVQIGLFVVALVIAAYALLSGDMLEKEKAAERTPLSIGTNIWPGYEPLYLARELGYYDNKGIHLVEFASATQVVHAFRNRVILAAALTLDEVLLLKDYGLDPKLILVFDISEGADVIMAKKEITSMAALKGKRIGVENTALGAFVLMRALQLNGLNISDITIVSLPVNEHDSAFDAGKVDALITFEPVRSRLLSKGYHEIFTSKDMPGEVVDVLVVNKEALISHETQIDSLLQGWFDAVRYFEVRPDKAARVMAGRQKISVDEVLDSFNGLHIPDISDNMKMMGRPDALLLGTAERMAEVMLESKLLKNKLDLESMIVPDPLKRAENPKQ; this is translated from the coding sequence ATGAATATGAAACCAGTTCAGATTGGTCTGTTCGTTGTTGCGCTTGTGATAGCAGCCTATGCACTGTTATCAGGAGACATGCTTGAAAAGGAAAAAGCTGCAGAAAGAACACCGCTGTCGATTGGAACCAATATCTGGCCCGGTTATGAACCCCTCTATCTGGCCCGCGAGCTTGGTTATTATGATAATAAGGGCATTCATCTGGTTGAATTTGCATCAGCGACCCAGGTTGTACATGCCTTTCGCAACCGAGTGATTTTAGCAGCGGCACTGACGCTGGATGAGGTGCTTTTGCTGAAGGATTATGGACTCGACCCTAAGCTCATTCTTGTTTTTGATATCTCAGAAGGGGCTGATGTAATTATGGCCAAAAAAGAGATCACCAGTATGGCTGCGCTTAAAGGTAAACGCATTGGCGTTGAAAACACGGCCCTGGGTGCTTTTGTTCTCATGCGGGCGCTTCAACTCAACGGCCTGAACATTTCTGATATCACCATCGTCTCTCTTCCAGTCAATGAACATGACAGCGCATTCGATGCAGGCAAGGTCGATGCACTGATTACATTTGAACCGGTTCGCAGCCGGTTGCTGAGCAAGGGGTATCATGAAATCTTCACCAGCAAAGATATGCCGGGTGAAGTCGTCGATGTTCTGGTGGTTAATAAAGAGGCCTTGATATCACATGAAACTCAAATTGATTCACTGCTGCAAGGGTGGTTTGACGCTGTCAGGTACTTCGAAGTGAGACCGGATAAGGCCGCCAGGGTTATGGCTGGACGTCAGAAAATATCAGTTGACGAGGTTCTGGATTCTTTTAACGGACTGCACATCCCTGATATAAGTGACAACATGAAGATGATGGGTAGACCTGACGCACTACTGTTGGGCACTGCAGAGCGTATGGCTGAGGTGATGCTTGAGTCGAAATTACTAAAGAACAAGCTAGATCTGGAGTCAATGATTGTCCCAGATCCACTTAAACGCGCAGAGAATCCAAAGCAATAA
- a CDS encoding ATP-binding protein — translation MRYSLRWLLPLVLITFTVAVAAWSYQTNGKIAEDEVEQDQLLHMSLEMDQLQRHIELELREGMMASVQEEISTLGVNPEVEIAFLSDHHDIVIASIFFASVGNSVEGMIDKYLSNSSGIRLEQFQQVKQSLSSRVFLEGEGENQKVIGIYPVVTGRQVGELRPTLIGLLYAQRSLAKLKAVALQNVVRQISQFSLVLALLTVFLCMFLHFQVTERIRKIVSAARLVSEGDLSVRTGISGNDELGEVASTMDQMVSRWAEAEAKLTKLSQGVEQSGESMVIMDFQGVVEYVNPAFSRLSGYSIDEVIGNLALWFKNSNDPVGRDLWGSMILGNPWHGRIINEKKDGSTYPSMLTVSPIRNDAGDLINYVAVQQDLSEHENLEEQFRQAQKMEALGTLVGGIAHEFNNSLAGMTGNLYLAKQGASQLPEVVARLEVVEKLSFRSAELIKNLLSFARKGIIQKTDIVLSTLLKEVIKIYQASLPEHIKLNTDIEATSVVVHGDQNLLQQSLMNIINNACDALHGVDDPSISIKLDVFAADGDFRVAHPECKPGNYASISIRDNGVGIKADDLPHIFEPFYTTKTVEQGAGLGLSMVYGALQSHGGAIEIDSAKDVGSLVRIYLPLVDVSAEEGAGSESSIVTQGQGERILLVDDNITLLSSEKAILESLNYKVLTASNGQEAIDLFNANMNSVDLVLMDVVMPVMGGVEAVRKLRELKPELKVVFSSGYDRENIHKSDGLGSETIISKPFKVEALSAALRTELDGHLN, via the coding sequence ATGCGCTACTCATTACGCTGGCTTCTGCCCCTTGTTCTCATCACTTTTACAGTGGCTGTGGCTGCATGGAGCTACCAGACCAATGGTAAGATTGCAGAAGATGAGGTGGAGCAAGATCAACTCCTACATATGTCTCTGGAGATGGACCAGCTGCAACGGCACATCGAACTTGAACTAAGGGAAGGGATGATGGCATCGGTACAGGAGGAGATCAGCACCCTAGGTGTTAATCCGGAGGTTGAAATCGCCTTTCTCAGTGATCATCACGATATTGTCATCGCTTCCATTTTCTTCGCCTCTGTCGGCAATTCAGTCGAAGGTATGATCGACAAATACCTCAGCAACAGCTCCGGGATAAGGCTTGAGCAGTTCCAGCAGGTCAAGCAGTCCTTAAGTAGCAGGGTTTTTTTGGAGGGTGAAGGAGAAAATCAAAAGGTGATTGGTATCTACCCTGTGGTTACCGGACGTCAGGTCGGTGAGTTGAGGCCTACCCTCATCGGTCTGTTGTATGCACAGCGTAGCCTGGCAAAGCTCAAAGCAGTTGCACTGCAAAATGTAGTCCGTCAAATCAGCCAGTTTTCCCTTGTATTGGCTCTACTGACGGTCTTTCTCTGCATGTTTTTACATTTTCAGGTCACCGAAAGAATTCGGAAAATAGTATCGGCAGCCCGCTTGGTTTCAGAGGGTGATTTGAGCGTCAGAACAGGCATTTCTGGCAACGATGAGTTGGGAGAGGTTGCATCGACCATGGATCAGATGGTATCGCGCTGGGCTGAAGCTGAAGCCAAGCTCACCAAGCTCTCGCAAGGGGTTGAGCAGTCCGGAGAGTCCATGGTCATCATGGATTTTCAGGGGGTCGTAGAGTATGTGAATCCTGCATTCAGCCGTCTTTCGGGATACTCAATTGATGAAGTGATAGGAAATTTAGCCCTCTGGTTTAAAAACAGCAATGACCCGGTCGGTAGAGATCTGTGGGGCTCAATGATACTTGGCAATCCCTGGCATGGGCGGATCATTAACGAGAAGAAGGATGGCTCCACTTATCCATCCATGCTGACCGTATCACCCATAAGAAACGATGCCGGCGACCTCATCAACTATGTTGCGGTTCAGCAGGATCTGAGCGAACACGAAAATCTTGAAGAGCAGTTTCGGCAAGCACAGAAGATGGAGGCGCTGGGCACACTGGTCGGAGGTATTGCCCATGAATTTAATAACTCACTGGCAGGCATGACCGGCAATCTTTACCTAGCCAAACAAGGTGCATCACAACTCCCTGAGGTGGTTGCAAGGCTGGAGGTAGTGGAAAAACTCTCATTCAGAAGTGCCGAGCTAATCAAAAACCTACTCTCCTTTGCTCGCAAAGGGATCATTCAGAAAACAGACATTGTGCTCAGCACTCTTTTAAAAGAGGTCATTAAAATTTATCAGGCTTCACTGCCGGAACACATCAAGCTGAATACGGATATTGAAGCAACCTCGGTGGTGGTTCATGGGGATCAGAACCTTCTCCAGCAGTCACTGATGAATATCATCAACAATGCATGCGATGCACTGCACGGGGTTGATGACCCTTCAATCTCTATAAAGTTGGATGTTTTTGCCGCCGATGGCGATTTCCGCGTGGCTCACCCTGAATGCAAGCCTGGCAATTACGCATCTATCTCCATACGTGACAATGGTGTTGGCATCAAAGCAGATGATCTTCCACATATTTTCGAGCCATTCTATACAACCAAAACGGTGGAGCAGGGGGCGGGGCTCGGCTTATCCATGGTGTATGGCGCACTGCAGTCGCATGGGGGAGCCATAGAGATCGACTCTGCGAAAGATGTTGGAAGCCTTGTTCGGATTTATCTGCCGCTTGTTGACGTGAGTGCTGAAGAAGGCGCTGGTAGTGAGTCGAGCATAGTCACTCAGGGTCAAGGCGAACGCATTTTACTGGTTGATGACAACATCACTCTTCTCTCTTCTGAAAAGGCTATTCTGGAGAGCCTTAACTACAAAGTTTTGACTGCATCAAACGGCCAGGAGGCCATCGACCTGTTTAATGCCAATATGAACAGTGTGGATCTGGTTCTCATGGACGTGGTTATGCCGGTCATGGGTGGTGTCGAGGCTGTGCGGAAACTCCGCGAACTAAAACCTGAACTAAAAGTAGTATTTAGTTCTGGTTATGACCGTGAGAATATACATAAATCAGATGGACTAGGTTCAGAAACCATTATCTCCAAACCGTTCAAGGTAGAGGCGTTGAGTGCTGCTCTGAGAACAGAACTGGATGGGCATTTAAATTGA
- a CDS encoding MEDS domain-containing protein, translated as MCGEQLKVNLGFTSEGFPAGTHMCLIYSSEEERREVVSQFLDSGLTGGEQVGYFADEMTPDEVREWLASIDLDLEDQEKRGQFICTKALDIYCPKGEFEPDDMIHTLKTSYSSSQDDGYPGLRVSGEMSWALRGVPGSDRLMEYEAKVNIAFRTHPVIAICQYDARKFDGSMILDVLRVHPMMVVRGRVVRNPYYIQPEEFLASIAKA; from the coding sequence ATGTGTGGCGAACAACTCAAGGTTAATCTCGGCTTTACAAGTGAAGGCTTTCCTGCGGGAACGCATATGTGCCTGATCTATAGTAGCGAAGAGGAGCGGCGTGAGGTGGTTTCACAGTTTCTCGACAGTGGGCTGACCGGCGGTGAACAGGTCGGATATTTTGCCGATGAAATGACTCCTGATGAGGTGCGGGAGTGGCTTGCAAGCATTGATCTGGACCTGGAGGATCAGGAGAAGCGCGGCCAGTTCATCTGCACGAAGGCACTGGATATCTACTGCCCGAAAGGCGAATTCGAGCCGGATGATATGATTCATACGCTAAAAACCAGTTACAGTTCATCACAAGACGATGGTTATCCGGGTCTAAGGGTAAGTGGTGAGATGAGTTGGGCGCTGAGAGGGGTGCCAGGCTCCGATCGATTGATGGAGTATGAGGCTAAGGTAAACATAGCCTTTCGGACCCACCCTGTGATTGCGATCTGCCAATACGACGCACGCAAGTTTGACGGCTCAATGATTCTGGATGTGCTCAGGGTGCATCCGATGATGGTCGTGCGGGGACGAGTAGTGCGCAACCCATACTATATCCAACCGGAGGAGTTCCTCGCATCCATTGCTAAAGCCTGA
- the arsS gene encoding arsenosugar biosynthesis radical SAM (seleno)protein ArsS (Some members of this family are selenoproteins.), which translates to MHATLPLLKESDFPALSRGRVETLQVNLGYLCNQTCLHCHVNAGPKRTELMDEATVQTVLDYLKVHKIKTLDLTGGAPEMNQHFRHLVNEARALSVRIINRCNLTILEEEGYTWLGEFLADNGVEVVASLPCYLSDNVDAQRGKGVFEKSIRALKRLNELGYGFEGSGLTLTLVYNPQGANLPPSQVELEAAYKRELHIRYGILFNQLFTITNMPIHRFGSTLISQGKFASYMQILKEAYSENNLAGVMCRSLVSIDWQGYVYDCDFNQMLDLPMRDNDGERTHLSELMQKDISGLPIVVMDHCYGCTAGQGSSCGGALDE; encoded by the coding sequence ATGCATGCAACGCTGCCATTGTTGAAAGAGAGCGACTTTCCGGCGCTCAGCCGGGGCAGGGTGGAAACCCTGCAGGTGAACCTTGGCTATCTCTGTAATCAGACCTGCCTGCACTGCCATGTGAATGCTGGGCCAAAGCGTACGGAGCTGATGGACGAGGCAACGGTGCAGACCGTGCTCGATTACCTTAAAGTACATAAAATAAAAACACTCGACCTTACCGGTGGTGCACCGGAGATGAATCAGCACTTTCGTCATCTTGTTAATGAGGCGAGGGCGCTGAGTGTCCGGATTATCAATCGCTGCAACCTGACCATCCTCGAAGAGGAAGGGTACACATGGCTGGGAGAGTTCCTGGCTGATAACGGGGTTGAGGTGGTGGCATCTCTTCCCTGCTACCTGAGTGACAATGTCGATGCCCAGCGCGGTAAGGGTGTATTTGAAAAAAGTATCCGGGCGCTGAAACGGCTCAATGAACTGGGTTACGGTTTCGAGGGTTCGGGGCTGACTTTAACGTTGGTTTATAATCCGCAGGGGGCAAACCTACCGCCATCACAAGTTGAGCTTGAAGCAGCCTACAAACGCGAGTTGCATATCCGTTATGGCATACTGTTTAACCAGTTGTTCACGATCACCAATATGCCGATTCATAGATTTGGAAGCACACTTATTTCTCAAGGTAAATTCGCTAGTTACATGCAGATTCTTAAAGAGGCTTATAGTGAAAATAACCTTGCCGGTGTGATGTGCAGAAGTCTGGTCAGTATCGACTGGCAGGGTTATGTTTACGATTGCGATTTTAATCAGATGCTGGATCTGCCAATGCGTGATAATGATGGAGAGCGAACTCACCTTTCCGAGTTGATGCAGAAGGATATTAGCGGCCTTCCCATCGTTGTGATGGACCACTGCTACGGCTGTACTGCTGGGCAGGGATCCAGCTGCGGCGGGGCGTTGGATGAATAA
- a CDS encoding arsenite methyltransferase: MSVKADSVRQHVRKSYAEVAEASNDGGCCGEASSCCGVSDDAAINTLISTRLGYSEDDLAKVPDGADMGLGCGNPRAIASLKAGEVVVDLGSGGGFDAFLAAHEVGEGGHVIGIDMTPTMLSKARQNAEKGEFTNVEFRLGEIEFLPIADNTADIIISNCVINLSPHKELVFADAFRVLKPGGRLAISDVVATAEMPEEMKNDPMLHAGCMAGASMIDELEGMMVDAGFEMIRIVPKDESREFIRDWAPGRGVEAYVVSAYIEAVKPGGCCSG; encoded by the coding sequence ATGAGTGTAAAGGCCGATAGCGTGCGTCAGCATGTTCGAAAATCCTATGCGGAGGTGGCGGAAGCCAGTAATGATGGCGGTTGCTGTGGTGAAGCATCAAGCTGCTGCGGCGTATCCGATGATGCAGCGATCAATACGCTGATCTCAACACGTCTTGGTTACTCCGAGGATGATCTGGCTAAGGTTCCTGATGGTGCTGACATGGGATTAGGTTGCGGTAACCCGCGAGCGATTGCCAGCCTTAAAGCGGGTGAAGTGGTGGTTGACCTGGGGAGCGGTGGTGGATTTGATGCCTTTCTGGCCGCCCACGAGGTCGGTGAGGGCGGTCATGTGATCGGGATAGATATGACCCCCACGATGCTCTCCAAAGCGCGTCAAAATGCCGAGAAAGGTGAATTCACGAATGTAGAGTTCAGGCTTGGTGAGATTGAGTTTCTGCCCATTGCCGATAACACTGCCGACATCATTATCTCCAACTGCGTGATCAACCTCTCTCCGCATAAGGAGCTGGTGTTTGCCGATGCCTTCCGGGTGCTTAAACCGGGCGGCCGCCTGGCGATCTCTGATGTGGTGGCAACAGCTGAGATGCCGGAGGAGATGAAAAATGATCCGATGCTGCATGCCGGCTGCATGGCCGGAGCATCTATGATTGATGAACTCGAAGGTATGATGGTGGATGCTGGCTTTGAGATGATTCGCATTGTACCCAAGGATGAGTCGCGGGAATTTATTCGTGACTGGGCACCGGGTCGTGGAGTGGAGGCGTACGTGGTCTCTGCTTATATTGAAGCGGTAAAGCCGGGTGGTTGCTGCTCTGGTTGA
- a CDS encoding transcription antitermination factor NusB, protein MSVRQAAIEILNKVFATQAKAGEALEIASASFDDRDRRLLHELVYGVLRRFYSLEADFSRFCKIKPDPVAHIALLIATYQIRHMRVPAHAAVSETVTAVYKLSPKAVGFVNAVLRRVAERAPPKKLKPHQRAELPKWIYASWRDAFGADVVHQFCQTLKSPPKLALALFVDRNSWIEEAHAMGVEAIPGALSPCAVLLDSGTDVTALPGFEAGQFTVMDQAAQAAVWALEPTKSDGLILDLCAAPGGKTALLSHRFPKARILAVEFNARRIPRLSENLSRLRCGNVTILQADGLDLPLEKSSADAIMLDAPCSASGILRRHPDAKFLHDSQEVEKLAELQQALLGEALRVLKVDGEMVYAVCSIHAQENECVVDSAPGLKSRQRLLPSEDHDGFFFARIGK, encoded by the coding sequence ATGTCCGTACGCCAAGCTGCCATCGAAATTCTCAACAAGGTTTTTGCCACACAGGCCAAGGCAGGTGAGGCACTTGAAATTGCCAGCGCTTCCTTTGACGATCGTGATCGCAGATTGCTGCATGAATTAGTTTATGGTGTGTTGCGCCGTTTCTATTCGCTGGAGGCCGATTTCTCCCGCTTCTGCAAGATCAAACCTGATCCGGTTGCACATATAGCGTTGTTGATTGCGACCTATCAGATACGCCATATGCGTGTTCCAGCCCATGCCGCCGTTTCAGAAACGGTTACGGCAGTTTATAAGTTGAGCCCGAAAGCCGTGGGTTTTGTCAATGCGGTACTGCGCAGGGTGGCTGAGAGAGCGCCACCTAAAAAATTAAAGCCGCATCAGCGCGCCGAGCTTCCGAAATGGATCTATGCCTCATGGCGCGATGCCTTTGGTGCTGATGTCGTGCACCAGTTCTGCCAAACGCTGAAAAGCCCACCGAAACTGGCGCTGGCTCTGTTTGTCGATCGCAATAGCTGGATTGAAGAAGCGCACGCCATGGGTGTTGAAGCGATCCCCGGAGCGCTTTCGCCCTGTGCCGTGCTGCTGGATTCTGGAACTGATGTGACGGCTCTGCCCGGTTTTGAAGCAGGGCAGTTCACTGTTATGGATCAGGCAGCACAGGCAGCTGTATGGGCACTTGAGCCCACAAAGAGCGATGGTCTGATTCTTGATCTCTGCGCCGCCCCCGGTGGCAAGACGGCGCTGCTGTCCCACCGTTTTCCTAAAGCGAGGATTCTTGCAGTAGAGTTCAATGCACGGCGTATTCCGCGCCTGTCTGAAAACCTGAGCCGTTTGAGGTGCGGGAATGTCACAATTCTTCAGGCTGACGGTCTTGACCTGCCACTGGAAAAGAGCAGTGCTGATGCGATTATGCTTGATGCCCCCTGTTCGGCCTCCGGCATATTGCGGCGCCATCCCGATGCCAAATTCCTGCACGATAGTCAGGAAGTTGAAAAGCTGGCAGAACTACAGCAGGCACTGTTGGGCGAAGCACTCAGGGTGCTCAAGGTAGATGGTGAGATGGTCTATGCCGTCTGTTCAATTCATGCGCAGGAGAATGAGTGCGTGGTTGATTCAGCTCCCGGTTTGAAGTCCAGGCAGCGCCTTTTGCCCTCAGAGGATCATGACGGCTTTTTCTTTGCCCGCATAGGTAAGTGA
- the thiL gene encoding thiamine-phosphate kinase — MSENEFSIINNYFKGKGGHSSTFTRFAIGDDASIHCPRTGMDLVVSSDTSVENVHWPDDFSRVKAADRAICSALSDLAAMGANPVAVWANVMARDEKSVKKMAKGVSNALRRYNVELVGGDTCRSAVNALAVTVAGELPEGSAMRRDLAKSTDNVWLAGRLGFHALGLQQWMRYQRDGEYIHCMEEITPLLSAGMHLREMGVKCCIDVSDGLLQDAGHLAVASRIGIDIEVTHVPNWLHMCRSVGAENFFDAVLHGGEDYALLFTAPAEIKIPNALAVQIGCCRVGEGVNLYRNGKLCEVESKGFLHFG, encoded by the coding sequence ATGAGCGAGAATGAGTTCTCGATAATCAATAACTACTTCAAGGGAAAAGGTGGCCATTCAAGCACCTTTACCCGTTTCGCCATCGGCGATGATGCTTCAATTCATTGCCCCCGTACCGGCATGGATCTGGTCGTCAGCAGTGATACATCAGTGGAGAATGTCCACTGGCCTGATGATTTTTCACGCGTTAAGGCGGCGGACCGGGCGATATGTTCGGCACTCTCCGATCTTGCAGCCATGGGGGCGAATCCTGTTGCAGTCTGGGCCAATGTAATGGCCCGGGATGAGAAGTCAGTCAAGAAGATGGCCAAAGGGGTGAGCAATGCCTTAAGGCGATATAATGTGGAGTTGGTGGGCGGTGATACCTGTCGATCTGCAGTGAATGCACTTGCTGTCACCGTTGCAGGTGAATTGCCGGAAGGTAGCGCCATGCGCCGGGATCTGGCCAAATCAACAGACAATGTCTGGCTTGCCGGAAGATTGGGGTTCCATGCATTAGGGTTGCAGCAGTGGATGCGTTACCAGCGGGATGGAGAGTATATCCACTGCATGGAGGAAATTACGCCTCTGCTTTCAGCAGGGATGCACCTGCGAGAAATGGGCGTTAAATGCTGCATCGATGTCAGTGACGGCCTGCTACAGGATGCCGGACATCTGGCTGTTGCGTCGCGGATCGGAATCGATATCGAGGTGACACATGTGCCGAATTGGCTGCATATGTGTCGTTCGGTGGGAGCGGAGAACTTTTTCGATGCAGTCCTGCATGGTGGAGAGGATTACGCGCTACTTTTTACCGCACCTGCTGAAATTAAGATTCCCAATGCCCTTGCAGTGCAAATTGGCTGTTGCCGCGTGGGTGAAGGGGTGAACCTCTATCGCAACGGCAAGCTCTGCGAGGTTGAGAGTAAAGGGTTTCTTCATTTTGGCTGA
- a CDS encoding phosphatidylglycerophosphatase A yields the protein MAETRTIHHWLAAGLGSGWLPKAPGTWGSLASLLPAWLIIEQAGVLALLLGSLLLLLIGCWNCYVVLPTLKDKDPGWIVIDEWAGQWLCLGLILLVLDDSVMVAIALSFIGFRGFDILKPWPISRIETMGPPWWSIMADDIAAGLMGAAVVIGGSLLLGLS from the coding sequence TTGGCTGAGACACGAACCATCCACCACTGGCTGGCAGCCGGTTTGGGAAGTGGCTGGCTGCCTAAAGCCCCAGGCACATGGGGAAGCCTCGCTTCACTGCTGCCGGCGTGGCTCATTATCGAACAGGCCGGTGTTTTGGCCCTGCTGCTGGGATCGCTGCTGCTACTGCTGATCGGCTGCTGGAACTGTTATGTCGTCCTTCCTACGCTTAAAGATAAGGACCCGGGATGGATCGTGATCGATGAGTGGGCAGGCCAGTGGCTCTGTCTGGGGCTGATCCTCCTTGTTCTCGATGATTCAGTAATGGTTGCGATTGCTCTCTCATTTATTGGCTTCAGGGGCTTTGACATCCTTAAGCCGTGGCCGATCTCCCGAATTGAAACGATGGGGCCTCCCTGGTGGTCAATCATGGCCGATGATATCGCTGCTGGCTTGATGGGAGCAGCCGTAGTAATCGGCGGCAGCCTGCTGCTGGGGCTGTCGTGA
- a CDS encoding CinA family protein translates to MIRAQWIISEAGLQSLNGAGVSTGWLKAWVRSAGADSVSIHLLESHGWQHEDAEWRIFFADESELLKAAVALGLKAESDQSGHFEIPDASRFMLDNPQRTCWSFQKDGSLIIFISQGDIAYQRWLYLNVINGGKSLIPLAIYPDNSGAFELESGLSGSLLSRGESLPGHALNGNGMLIEEQVVEVLRDRGLTLRTVESCTAGAIAGRIGRVPGASDVLDRSWVTYSNAAKSEEVGVAFKTIESFGAVSREVVSAMAEGGCDGHSACIAVSGIAGPGGGSYDKPVGTVWIAVAIPGENAEARLLNLSGSRHEIQWRTVNAALSLLLVALENRRS, encoded by the coding sequence GTGATCCGGGCGCAGTGGATCATCAGTGAGGCGGGGCTGCAGAGCCTGAATGGTGCAGGTGTATCGACCGGCTGGTTGAAGGCGTGGGTTCGTTCGGCAGGGGCGGATAGTGTTTCGATTCATCTGCTGGAGTCACATGGCTGGCAACATGAAGATGCCGAGTGGCGCATCTTTTTTGCCGATGAATCCGAACTGTTAAAGGCTGCCGTCGCGCTTGGGCTAAAGGCCGAATCCGATCAATCCGGTCACTTTGAGATTCCAGACGCCTCCAGATTTATGCTCGATAATCCGCAGCGCACCTGCTGGAGTTTCCAGAAAGATGGTTCATTAATAATCTTTATATCTCAAGGTGATATAGCCTATCAACGATGGTTATACCTTAATGTAATTAATGGAGGAAAGTCGCTGATTCCTCTCGCGATCTATCCCGATAACAGTGGAGCGTTTGAGTTGGAGTCGGGTTTAAGCGGATCGCTGCTTTCCAGAGGAGAGTCGCTTCCCGGACATGCATTAAACGGTAACGGCATGCTGATCGAAGAGCAGGTGGTTGAAGTGCTGCGCGATCGTGGATTGACCTTGCGGACCGTAGAGTCCTGTACGGCAGGTGCGATTGCCGGGCGAATAGGGCGGGTGCCGGGAGCATCAGATGTGTTGGATAGGTCTTGGGTGACTTACAGTAATGCGGCAAAATCGGAAGAGGTTGGAGTGGCGTTCAAGACCATCGAATCATTCGGTGCTGTGAGCAGAGAGGTGGTTTCGGCGATGGCCGAGGGTGGGTGTGATGGACACTCCGCCTGCATCGCTGTCAGTGGTATTGCAGGCCCTGGTGGCGGTTCTTATGATAAGCCGGTCGGAACGGTGTGGATTGCCGTAGCCATACCCGGAGAAAACGCAGAGGCGCGTCTTTTGAACCTTTCCGGAAGTCGTCACGAAATACAGTGGCGTACAGTCAATGCTGCGCTGAGCCTGTTACTTGTAGCGTTGGAAAATAGACGCAGCTAA
- a CDS encoding TIGR01458 family HAD-type hydrolase, giving the protein MKVRRMGYIKAVLFDLDGVLYVGDRKIDGAEECIRSIRATGLAIAGVTNTTTQPKRIIAEKLATFGIPIYESEIYTPTALAVQAVATGSAKLYVRESLLEEFQGIRVCNANPDYIVMGDVGGEGYSPDSLLEIFTHVMNGTKVLALHKNRFWQKPDGLHLDIGPFVAAIEYATGKNAVILGKPSKDFFNGVCRSLSIEPENALMIGDDIESDIGGAQQAGLKTALVQTGKYRAEFVKTTGIKADLLLPSIADLYDGLKLL; this is encoded by the coding sequence ATGAAGGTTCGAAGAATGGGATATATCAAGGCGGTGCTGTTCGATCTGGATGGCGTACTCTATGTAGGTGACCGAAAGATTGACGGAGCTGAGGAGTGCATACGTTCCATTCGCGCAACAGGCCTCGCTATTGCTGGAGTCACCAACACCACGACCCAGCCAAAACGTATCATCGCCGAAAAACTGGCCACCTTCGGCATCCCGATTTATGAATCCGAGATCTATACACCGACTGCGTTAGCCGTACAGGCCGTAGCCACAGGCAGTGCCAAACTTTATGTGCGGGAATCACTGCTTGAGGAGTTTCAGGGTATTCGAGTCTGTAATGCCAACCCTGACTATATTGTCATGGGCGATGTTGGCGGTGAAGGCTACTCCCCTGACTCACTGCTTGAGATATTTACCCACGTGATGAACGGTACAAAGGTTCTGGCACTGCACAAAAACCGATTCTGGCAGAAGCCGGACGGCCTGCACCTTGATATCGGACCATTTGTGGCTGCCATTGAATATGCGACCGGCAAGAATGCAGTGATTCTGGGTAAACCATCAAAGGACTTTTTTAACGGTGTCTGCCGATCACTGAGCATTGAACCTGAAAACGCCTTAATGATTGGTGATGATATCGAATCGGATATCGGCGGTGCACAGCAGGCCGGACTGAAAACCGCACTGGTACAGACAGGAAAATATCGGGCCGAATTCGTAAAAACCACTGGCATCAAGGCCGATCTTCTTCTTCCCTCAATTGCCGACCTGTATGATGGCCTGAAGCTTCTTTAG